DNA from Cydia pomonella isolate Wapato2018A chromosome 14, ilCydPomo1, whole genome shotgun sequence:
GTATTGTAatcttttatgttattttaataaataattaataaaataattttcctttCTTTACGTAATTTACAACTTCCAGATCTCATATGGGCTCTCTTATTTAACTGACGAAATAAAGCGTTGGATACTTGTCTGGGATAGCAAACGTGGCAGAGCTCTTAGCGCATAACCGGGAGATGTGGGTTCGATTCTCAGTCTgggcaattattatttttgttccaGAAAAATTCCCACTAGGTAAAAGAGTAGCTCCGTCTTTTCCTTATTCTTCCTTTTTTAATTCCCTTGTACTTTATGCTCACATGGCGAAATTCTTCACTTTAATGCGTATGGAATGTTTGTTCAATGTAATGCCTATTAAGTTCACCCACGGGTTTGAACCCAGTAggctaaaattatacttttgtatgaatTAAAAGGACGAATAGATGGTAGATAGATAAGTATTTAAACAAGAATTTATAGTGTACATGGAGTAAGTTTTATAGCTTTCTAAGTTATGAACAAAAACGGTGAACAGCTACCGCATTTGATTGACAAGGTTGGACAATTGGCCGCTAGGTCGCAATGAGCCGCTCAGTCGACACACTTGAGTAAAAATAGACTCAAAAGTGCTAGACTAAGCTGCCAGATTGATGGTACTAGAGACAATAGAGTAAATCATTGGTTCATTAACGCCAATTGCCTTTCACTTAACAGCGAGCAAACTTTTGTCTATACGCATCTTTTGTTTTGATGATAAAATAGATGTAAATTCGTTGGTAATTAGAGTAATGAGTAATGATTACCATTAACAACAATTGTTATCACCAAATGCTGATCCCGTGACCCCGGCTTACGCGAATAGAGCTAATGcgcgaaaaatattttgtagaaaaACCCAAAGCGATAAGCGTATCGCGCAATATTGAGCACGTAATTGTTACTAACTGGCTTAAACATGTTTGTGATGCAGCTTCTTGTTGCACTGGCCCCCTATATAAAAGAGGGTGCCCCTACGGTCGAGACATTTCGGCTTATAGGCTTGAGAAAAATGGTGagttacaattaatatttaaaagcttgtactaactTTGTAATGTATATGACAATTCGTGCgtgataattaaaatataataataataataaattaataagcgGTACCGTTTCCACCTACATGACGTAGATCACTGAatgccgccgcccgcgccgctgGCCTGCGACTGGAACCATACTGTTCATTGCGTTCGATATTATAAGTTCGCATTACGTTATGCAATATACAGGTTGTCAATACAACATCATCAACAACGTCTGGATTTAGACGAAtatttttgttgtatatttcaaatttttggTATAATATTCCGAAAGCATCTTCGACTACTTTACGTGCGCGTGACTGGCGATTGTTAAATTCTTTTTGGTCCTGAGACGGAGTCCGAGAACGAGGATATGgcctcattacatgtttttgtaatGGAAAAGCCTCATCTGCCACAAAAACATGTGGAAGTGCTATGTTTGTCCCGggcaatattttatcatctGGTATATTTAAGCTATTATTTTGAATTCGTTTTCCAAGTTTTGAAGATGCAAAAATTCCACCGTCACTGTTTTTACCATATGCGCCTATGTCAACAACAGTAAATCTATATCTATCATCAACTATGGCCAAGAGAACTatcgaaaaatgttttttgtaattgtagTAGAGCGATCCGCTGTTGGGCGGtgctattatatttatatgcttGCCATCTATTGCACCAATGCAGTTAGGAAAATTCCACCTGGCATTAAACCCATCCGCGATTTTTAGCCAATCTTCAGCTGTAAGCGTAGGCATATAAACACCCATCATTTTGTCAATAATAGCTTTGCACACTTCCTTTATTATTGATCTAATAGTCGTTTCACCTAATCTGAAGCTTGTAGATAAAGTTCTAACCGAAGCGCCGCTCACCATATATCTGGAATGAAAAAAAgttgtattaataatttaactGCTTAAATTTTCAGCATCAACGTGCAAGAAAACATGGTCCAATTTAAGAGAAGCTCATCGCcgggctattaaaaaaaagtgtaccaAAAGTGGTCAAGCTGCAGTTCCCGGCAAAAAATGGCAATACGAGGATGAAATGAATTTTTTGATACCCTACTATAAAGAAAGAGCAACCATATCTTCACTACTCGGAGACAATGATCAGGAAAGTAGTGGCAATGAGGATTCTCAATTGTCTGCTCCGGATCACCAGTCAGATGCTTCAATAAATGAAGATCGTCCAGAATCTAGGTCCTCTACAAACACATCTCAGTTTTCACACAGATCAAAGCGTCAGCGTCATGTGGAAGAAGGATCTTCCGCATCGTCATTGTTGATGAAATATGTGTTAGACGAGAAAACAAAAGATGTAGATGATATTGAcaaatttttttacagtacatatggggctactttatagcactagtgcgagaagtagcatattatgttactgtgtcgaacatttaaagggccatatgtactgtaaaacgttgtacgatacatgtgcgaataggtaattcgcaactcgtgtcgatttaaaacactcccttcggtcgtgttttaatttatcgccactcgtttcgaatttcctatttttcgcacttgtatcgtaatgtactattctggTATAGCTGCAACAGtgaaaaaatttaatgaatacaatagagcattgataaaatctcaaatttttaatattgtttcacAAATGGAACTGCaagaaattaatgaaaaaagaaataattacaACTATACAACTGCTGGACCCATCTGGATACACTACTGCAGCCAATACAGCGAACTATGACTCACAAAGTAATGCCATACAGTCAAACGTCAGCCAACAATTGCGAGAATTTTAGAAGTACTCTCATTCCTAAGCTACctaccgaaaaaaaaacactcgtaAAATGGTTTGTTCGTGTGTGAATGGGAATTTCGGAAACGCAACTTTTTAGTAATTAAATTTCACAATTgaaacgaaacaaaaaaaaataataatacatatgtaggtatatttctataccaataaagttaataaatttatatttgtttcttatttcTGAACCATATGCATATACCCTattaaaatactaatatttCGCTAGCTACAAAATGGAAacgtatttacttactttaaagTCACAGCCAATTTCTCTTCGGGTGTGATCGCTTCTCTGAACGTAGtgtttttctttgttattgAGTCCTCAATATAAGATAGGATGTAATAAAACGCACTTTTTGGCATATGGTAGTATGAATAAAATTTGCTCTCGTCAGCTAACAAATGCCTACGAGAGGTCCAATATTCAccctctttttttctttctttaaacATTTCGTGCACCCAATAagctttcttttttttgttccgtctttcattttcatcatcatcaagaCTGACAGCTATGAGGGCCAATTCACGAAGGGTAAAATTTGACATCACTGAAAGCACGTGCACACCTAGGGCCAATCGCTGGTAGACTACTCGGAAATTCGTGTATCACGCGAGGTTCATTCGTTGACCACGCGAGGTCCACTTTTTGACGACGCGATGTCCACTCGATGACCACGCGAGGTTCACTGGTGACAACGCGGCGTCCACCCGTGgtccacctttttttttttttttttgttgacggagtgggaatgcatttacgcacggtgtgtgggactcgccactcctttcccctctccagggaagagggggggagaatttagccctacccactaaacccactccggcgtttcaccctctttgccgttaatgagggcgcactgggatcgatgatgacattcaccacggcgccctccgTCCCGTGGTCCACCTGCCGACTACGAGTGGACGCCTAGCGACGAGGCGGTGAGGGTCGGGTGCGGGGTGGCTCTAATGAGCTGTGACCTTTAGCCGATAAGCTACCGACCATAGGTAGCCATTAAAAACTGTCGCCATAACATTAATACAGAAACTAAGCGTTTGCAAAAGCtggtttatttatgttattatttttgttcGAGGCCAGACATACAGTGATTATGCTAATGATTAGGAAGTAGTAAGGTTAATACCCCAATAGATGGTCAGTTAAGCAATCTTTTATGTTCTTTTAGCAAaacagtataataatatataaataattatttcaaataaacagataaaattaattgaattgcATTTGGTAATAATATTTGTCCATCTATTAATGCACTTGCCCTAGTAAACATTGTTTTTAGATTTCGAAGAGAAACTGAGAACTCAATAACTTActaattaaattgtttatttatttcagatgagCCCAATCTCTAGCCAACATTTATTGGAAATTCTCACTGGAAATGACCAGCCTACAACCACAAAACCAGTCCAAAGGAATAAAGATGCTAACCAGATTGTTTGTATaggtaaatttcattttattaataagtGTTTCATGAAAATAAATGCTAACGTTATTCAAATTTGGCCGGATGGCTAAGCGGTAGGATGCTTGCCTAAGAGCCAAGGAGGCgtaggttcaaatcctggtctgacctgaaaatatattttccatagatttttaataaaaatataattttcaatttacaGATAGCCAACGCGGAGCCGCAGCAAATCCATCCATAACACACATCGCGGAGAAGATAGACATGACTCAGCAGCTGAGGGTTGTCTTGGAGCGGATACCACCCAAAAGATTAGCACAATTGAGATCTGGGGAGCCGAAGGCGAAGTGCTCAAAGTTGACGACTACCACAACAAAGAGAGTTGACTTGATGTCTGCCAGCCCTGATGAGGATTTTCCAATTGCGCAAGTGATTAATAATAACTGCGACGTAATAGGTATCTACAACGGCCTTACAAGTGCAGGTCCTGAGCCACAACAGAACGATCATGAGCGGCAAAATTTGAGTCGTGCTGCACTGTCTGCTGACCTGTTTTATGTAAGGCGACCTTCAGCGCCGGGTCATAGTTCAGCCACTACCGCGAATGGATTTGATGGCAGCTCCGAAGTTCAAGGTCATCATCACCGAAGACTAGCAGACCCTCGCCTAGCAACTCATCGACTGTCTGGACCATCTCATAACCAAGCAGTTTATCATATGACGGCACCATCTTCTGAAAGAAATGATCTTGATCATCATCAGAGACAATCAGTCCCTAATGTTGCCTCTTCATTTCCTCTAATAGGCAGCCCTCGGCCCTCATTAACAGTCCATCATCAACCATCTCACTGGATCAGAGCACCATCGCAACAAATACACCATCCCAGGCCTAGTAATCCAGTCCACCATCAACCATCTCATTGGATGAGTGCACCATCTCATCAAATAGATGGTCTTGGGTCTATTTATTCATCTCACCGGTCGGTGGATCAAATGGCCACTTCGTCCCTCCAAATACCCCATCCCGAGCCAATAAATTCAGTCAATCATTACCCATCTCATCCGATGAGCATACCATCTCATCAAATAGAAGGTCTTGGGCCCATGGGTTCATGTCATCAGTCGTTTAATCAAATGGCCCCAACACCCCATCAAATACACCATCCCAGGCCTATTAATCCATCTCATCATTATCCATCTCATCAAATAGCCGGACCATTTCAAGAAGTTTCTTGTCCAAGGCATATGGGTCCAGTTAACCATCAACCATCCCATCAAATGAATGGTCCATGGGCTCCATATTCACCCCATTTAATCGCAGAGCATGACCAGCGACCATCAGTCTCTCATATGGCTAAACCAGCTCATTTCAATTCTTATAGAGAGTTAATCAGCCAAGATACATCTCACCTTCTTCAACTGGACCCAGAGCATAGACCACCTACGCCATACCCTCCTCCATCCCAACAGAATATTCACCATCAAGTTCAATCTCCAACCAGTGAACCAGATGATGAATCTGCTTCTGCTGCAACAAGTCCCCAAACAGTCAGTGATACTGATGTCTCTGATAATGAAGAACATTCGGTTCCAGAGAGTAATTTGCAGAATATAAGGCAACAGCTTCTATCAGTCACCAATGATTTTGTCACCGCTTATTCTGCTATTAGCGGAAGCCTTGATGAAATGCAGAGAACTATTTCAGCATTGCAATCAAGACATAACCAAATTTCCATATCATTCTTAGACTTACTTAAATTAGTGACCGAGTCGCGACaataagattttaatttttgataaacTTTATTAgtgttttagtattttctaAGTATGATATCATTGAAAATTGTTAAGTCAAAATTACATATGTAATAAGTTTTACTGTCAACGGCCGTTGTAAGTGCTATTTCACGCAAGCGCTGTGATCTCAACCAAACCATTCAAATTGTTTAGATTTTTGCATGTGGCGCCACGTAACGGCTAGAAGTAGCCCaaaagtgcatttatttgttttcgtATCTGAAGGCTTGTTCtcagtatatttaatttaattgtaaagttaattgttagtaATGTGAATTAGAAAATTTTCGgtgtttataataaataccGACTACTAAATTGTTTGTTCTCATCCATCCCTCGTATTCAAACTTTCCCGCCATTTCTGAAAACTTAATAAGTTCCAACTTCCAATATACATTAGACTGCTGATTTGAAACTGTTGTGACATTTCACTTAATCTATCATCTTAATTTATGCGTAAAATCATAACCACTAATTAtgttaaatcaatatatttacgactcactaataaaataaatggccGCTAATTAGCATAATTATTTGTAGTCAAAGGAATCCAAGTTGAATGTCACAATTCGATTTCTAAGAAGCGGCTTCTTTTGTTCAAACAGACAagcaataaaatatgaatttttACTGATTGAAATATTTGATAACGTTAATAAGACAGGAATTTACGTAGaactttgtatatttaaaaCAGTGACCACTTCCTGAAGTAGACCCAAGTAGTAACTGAGGTTAGGAGTGCAAATTGATAAGTGAAGTTCACAGAATCACCGATTGTTTTGTTTTCGAATCAATTTGCATAATAATTGAGTAGCTCTATCCCCTCTCCTCCCTCAGTATAGTCACGTGTCGTTTTTTACTACAGTACACGTTTCGCGCGCGAATATAATACACTTGTTTCGTGTGACATTTAAATTAGAGGACTGCTGAGTAAGTTTTAGAATAATTATATTAGAATGAGAAAAAACTGTCGCCATCTAGCGtctaaaaatagtatttttttttcagatggagaaaacaagcaaaaaaaaaagttttttttgtagttaAGTTTAAAGATATGCCACTTAAGCACGTGGAAAATTATGTCTGCGTGCCAAAAGAATGGATAATACTCAAAAAAATGGGCCGAAACCGGGTGATTATTATTTACCCGATTGACGAAGATTGGGAAGTAACGACAGGTCGCGCTGAGCGACAGGAAGAGCCCAAAGATGGATGGAGGTTGTACGCagccaaaataaaatttaaatcaagtGAGTAAaagaaaaggcgcgaaattcaaatttttggTGTTGAATTAATAGGAAAATTTATATGTGCTTCAGGATCTTTTGAGAATGCCGACCAGTACGCGTTCACGATGAACAATTATAAAAAGCCGAAGGAGGTTGAAGCGTAATAGGtgagaaaatataattataattgttttaaactAGTCAgggttataatattattatcgcAAATTGCTACGAgcgtcatatttatttacatcaatattGTAATAAAGATTGGTAATATTTAACGCAATTTATGACTAATGAGtatgtaaaaacaaatacaGGAAATTTCGATTATAAACAATGTCTCTTGTGGTTTAATTTAATGATGTACTGTGAATTGAATTGTTGaggaaaagtaattataaactaTGATAACACGTCAGAGGTATCACTATCAGTGCTGCCAATGTGGGGAGAATTTACCCCAAACCGGGGAATGTTCCCTAATTTTAGTAACCTTAGCTCAACGAAACGGCAACACTGCACTTGAAAATAAGTTACTacttttgagtttttatttattttcaaacacatttttaCTGGTCATATTTACTCTGCAGAGCCGGCTATAATGTTAGAGtacaaatatgtaaaattaaCAGGGTAAAATAGTACTGGTAGAGACTGAAGTGAATCGTTTGGGCGTACCGGTAGTCAACGTCGTCTGTAACACGGGGAACGTATATAATTTGAAGGaagaaacacaacactacaGTTTGTTGGCTGCCGCTGGAGTAACTGGTCGGcttctaaaattatattttttaaaatcagtgaatatttttataaaattagagGTACGTTTAAGTGCTTTCAGTTAGTTTTTCTGAATTCTATTTGAGTTTTtggttaaattattatttgtttaatagatttttctgactttattttgtattatgtcAGGGTGTAATTTATTAACTACCTGTGCCATAGGGTTAGATTCTGTTTCAGTGATAATTGACAGCTactcattttaattaaattattaaattttctacttatttaaatacttttaatgctGTTCTATGGCCAACTTCATAACGAAGTTATGCTTAAAAATTTAAGATAGTTTTTGGGGTAAAGGCATAGTGTCAAAAAatagtgaaattttgtatagttaTTAAACACAAGATAATACAATTGCTCTTAAAATTAGAATTCAATCGTCCCAAATAATCCCAGGATATATTCtagacaaaattaaataattgtcaaTTTATTGTATACGATGTCTGTAGTTATGATCGCAGTTTCTCAgttataaaaacaacaaagtaaCTGTCAGAAACTGACAAAACAAAACTGACAGTCTTTTAATCCATTTGTTATGCGGATATGCGTT
Protein-coding regions in this window:
- the LOC133525323 gene encoding uncharacterized protein LOC133525323, which encodes MGDSEDIQIDLSQYAQDPYQLQIEFDDSDLYKKVRNTISNPKPKKRTTKVNNKIIKRNLDRPPCFVINNEAGRGSKLIRIQIIYIRDGVPNQNGEDNNIDITCLEGMQDEELKILIPESKLRDRMKFKMGLRKYKDDMQTIASMSPISSQHLLEILTGNDQPTTTKPVQRNKDANQIVCIDSQRGAAANPSITHIAEKIDMTQQLRVVLERIPPKRLAQLRSGEPKAKCSKLTTTTTKRVDLMSASPDEDFPIAQNIHHQVQSPTSEPDDESASAATSPQTVSDTDVSDNEEHSVPERSFENADQYAFTMNNYKKPKEVEA
- the LOC133524757 gene encoding uncharacterized protein LOC133524757, which codes for MSNFTLRELALIAVSLDDDENERRNKKKKAYWVHEMFKERKKEGEYWTSRRHLLADESKFYSYYHMPKSAFYYILSYIEDSITKKNTTFREAITPEEKLAVTLKYMVSGASVRTLSTSFRLGETTIRSIIKEVCKAIIDKMMGVYMPTLTAEDWLKIADGFNARWNFPNCIGAIDGKHINIIAPPNSGSLYYNYKKHFSIVLLAIVDDRYRFTVVDIGAYGKNSDGGIFASSKLGKRIQNNSLNIPDDKILPGTNIALPHVFVADEAFPLQKHVMRPYPRSRTPSQDQKEFNNRQSRARKVVEDAFGILYQKFEIYNKNIRLNPDVVDDVVLTTCILHNVMRTYNIERNEQYGSSRRPAARAAAFSDLRHVGGNGTAY